In uncultured Bacteroides sp., one genomic interval encodes:
- the lon gene encoding endopeptidase La: MIRKGYLSEMEDSNDNGFSFIADFEGNEEQMFDIKVDDSLPVLPLRNMVLFPGVVLPISVGRKSSLKLVNDAYKSNAYIAVVCQKAAETENPDFEDLHTIGTIAKIVRVLEMPDQSTTVILQGMKRFELESLSETFPYLLGKVKLVEDALPAKENKEFDALVDACKDLTIRYIKVSGTLHQDSAFAIKNISNKMFLINFICTNMPLKKDEKVELLQINSLQERAYHLLEILNREVQLAEIKASIQMRAREDIDQQQREYFLQQQIKTIQDELGGGQDQEVEELRQKATKMQWSKEVNEIFNKELAKLERTHSQSPDYSVQLNYLQTMLSLPWSVYTTDNFNLKNAEKTLNKDHYGLEKVKERILEHLAVLKLKGDLKSPIICLYGPPGVGKTSLGKSIAAALKRKYIRMSLGGIHDEAEIRGHRKTYIGAMPGRIIKGLIKAGSSNPVFILDEIDKVGADRQGDPSSALLEVLDPEQNGTFHDNYLDVDYDLSKVMFIATANNLNTIPQPLLDRMELIEVSGYITEEKIEIARRHLVPKEMEATGISKNDIKIPKDTLETIIESYTRESGVRELEKKIGKILRKLARQYATDGFFNKKDIKSDDLYDLLGAEEYSKDKYQGNEYAGVVTGLAWTAVGGEILFVETSLSKGKGGKLTLTGNLGDVMKESAMLALEYIKAHSSILAIDDDIFENWNIHVHVPEGAIPKDGPSAGITMATSLASALTQRKVKSNLAMTGEITLRGKVLPVGGIKEKILAAKRAGIKEIIISTENKKNIDEIQEVYLKGLTFHYVSDIKEVFALALTNEKVADAIDFSMKPKK; encoded by the coding sequence ATGATAAGAAAAGGATATTTAAGTGAAATGGAAGACTCAAATGATAATGGTTTCTCATTTATAGCAGATTTTGAAGGTAATGAGGAACAGATGTTTGATATTAAAGTGGATGACAGCCTTCCTGTCTTACCTCTGCGGAATATGGTTTTATTCCCAGGCGTTGTATTACCAATATCTGTAGGAAGAAAATCATCACTGAAACTTGTAAATGATGCATATAAAAGCAATGCATATATTGCAGTTGTTTGTCAGAAAGCAGCTGAAACAGAAAACCCTGATTTCGAAGACTTACATACAATTGGTACTATTGCAAAAATAGTTCGTGTTCTTGAAATGCCTGATCAGTCAACAACTGTAATTCTTCAGGGAATGAAACGTTTTGAACTAGAAAGTCTATCAGAAACATTTCCGTATTTGTTAGGCAAAGTTAAGTTGGTGGAAGATGCATTACCTGCTAAAGAAAATAAAGAATTTGATGCATTGGTTGATGCTTGCAAAGATTTGACTATTAGATATATAAAAGTTTCAGGAACTTTACATCAGGATTCAGCTTTTGCTATAAAAAATATCAGTAACAAAATGTTCCTGATTAACTTTATATGCACAAATATGCCTTTGAAGAAAGATGAAAAGGTGGAATTATTGCAGATTAATTCTTTGCAGGAAAGAGCTTATCATCTTTTGGAAATTCTAAATAGAGAAGTACAGCTAGCTGAAATAAAGGCATCTATTCAGATGCGAGCCAGAGAAGATATAGATCAGCAACAAAGAGAATATTTTCTACAGCAACAGATAAAAACAATTCAAGATGAACTTGGTGGCGGACAAGATCAGGAGGTTGAAGAACTGCGTCAGAAAGCTACTAAAATGCAGTGGAGTAAAGAAGTCAATGAAATTTTCAATAAAGAATTGGCTAAACTGGAACGTACTCATTCGCAATCGCCAGATTATAGTGTTCAGTTAAACTACTTGCAAACAATGCTAAGTTTGCCTTGGAGTGTCTATACTACAGATAATTTCAATTTAAAGAATGCTGAAAAAACGCTGAATAAAGACCATTACGGACTTGAAAAAGTAAAAGAGAGAATTCTTGAACATTTGGCTGTATTAAAATTAAAAGGTGATTTAAAATCTCCTATTATATGTCTTTATGGCCCTCCGGGAGTAGGTAAAACTTCTTTAGGTAAATCAATTGCTGCTGCATTGAAAAGAAAATATATCAGAATGTCTTTAGGTGGAATTCATGATGAAGCAGAAATCAGAGGTCACAGAAAGACATATATTGGTGCAATGCCCGGACGAATAATCAAAGGCTTAATTAAAGCAGGGTCATCTAATCCGGTTTTCATTCTGGATGAAATAGATAAAGTTGGAGCTGACCGCCAGGGAGATCCATCATCCGCATTGCTTGAAGTACTTGATCCTGAGCAGAATGGAACATTCCACGATAATTATCTGGATGTTGATTATGACTTATCAAAAGTAATGTTTATTGCGACAGCAAATAATCTTAATACAATTCCTCAACCATTATTGGATCGCATGGAATTGATTGAGGTAAGTGGATATATCACAGAAGAAAAAATTGAAATTGCTCGTCGACATCTTGTACCTAAAGAAATGGAGGCTACCGGTATTTCGAAGAATGATATTAAAATTCCGAAAGATACATTAGAAACAATTATAGAATCTTATACTCGTGAAAGTGGTGTTCGTGAACTTGAAAAGAAGATTGGTAAGATTCTGAGAAAGTTAGCCCGCCAATATGCAACTGATGGCTTTTTCAACAAAAAAGATATTAAATCTGACGATTTATATGATTTGCTTGGAGCTGAAGAATATTCGAAGGACAAATATCAGGGAAATGAATATGCAGGAGTTGTAACTGGGCTAGCCTGGACTGCAGTTGGTGGCGAAATTCTTTTTGTTGAAACAAGTTTAAGTAAAGGTAAAGGAGGAAAACTTACTTTAACTGGGAACTTGGGAGATGTAATGAAAGAATCGGCTATGCTTGCATTAGAGTATATTAAAGCTCACTCTTCTATTCTGGCTATTGATGATGATATATTTGAGAACTGGAACATTCACGTGCATGTACCTGAAGGTGCCATCCCAAAAGATGGTCCATCTGCCGGTATAACAATGGCAACTTCATTAGCTTCAGCTTTAACTCAGAGAAAAGTAAAAAGTAATCTGGCTATGACAGGTGAAATTACACTACGCGGGAAGGTACTTCCTGTTGGTGGCATAAAAGAAAAGATTTTAGCAGCTAAACGTGCAGGAATAAAAGAGATTATTATAAGTACTGAGAACAAAAAGAACATAGACGAAATTCAGGAAGTTTATCTTAAAGGATTAACGTTCCACTATGTAAGTGATATTAAAGAAGTATTTGCACTGGCACTAACTAATGAAAAAGTTGCTGATGCGATTGATTTCTCCATGAAACCAAAAAAGTAA
- a CDS encoding LptF/LptG family permease — protein sequence MSRRILKRLDWYIIKKFLGTYVFSIALIISIAVVFDINEKMDKFMENEAPLKAIIFEYYINFIPYFANLFSSLFVFVSVIFFTSKLAENSEIIAMFAGGISFKRLMRPYMISAAIISLFTYGLGSYIIPKGNVTKLNFEDKYVKKKKQDFVRNVQLEVDTGVIAYIERYQDYDKTGYHFSLDKFKDKKLVSHLTAQSISYDSTSLYKWTLHDYMVRELNGLKEKLYRGDKKDTIIVMEPSDFLIMKNQQETMTSPALREYIIKQKQRGFANIKVFEIEYERRIAMSFASFILTTIGLALSSRKIKGGMGLHLGLGIGLSFTYIMFQTVSSTFAINGNVPPMIAVWIPNMVFTIIAIALYHNAPK from the coding sequence ATGAGCAGAAGAATTCTTAAACGGCTGGATTGGTATATAATCAAGAAATTTTTGGGAACATATGTTTTCTCAATTGCTTTGATTATTTCTATAGCCGTAGTATTTGACATCAATGAAAAGATGGATAAGTTCATGGAAAATGAGGCACCACTAAAAGCTATCATTTTCGAATATTATATAAATTTCATTCCATATTTTGCTAACTTATTCAGTTCTCTTTTTGTTTTTGTTTCTGTTATATTTTTCACATCAAAACTAGCTGAGAATTCAGAGATTATTGCAATGTTTGCTGGTGGTATTAGTTTTAAACGACTAATGCGTCCATACATGATTTCTGCAGCTATTATTTCTCTTTTTACTTATGGTTTAGGCTCTTATATAATTCCTAAAGGTAATGTTACTAAGTTAAATTTTGAAGATAAGTACGTTAAGAAGAAAAAGCAAGATTTTGTTCGGAATGTCCAATTGGAAGTAGATACCGGTGTTATAGCTTATATTGAAAGATATCAGGATTACGATAAAACAGGTTATCATTTTTCCTTAGATAAATTCAAGGATAAGAAATTAGTTTCTCACCTTACTGCGCAATCAATTTCATATGATTCGACCTCTTTATATAAATGGACTCTTCATGATTATATGGTGAGAGAGTTAAATGGACTAAAAGAGAAACTTTATCGTGGCGACAAGAAAGATACGATCATAGTAATGGAACCATCAGATTTCCTTATTATGAAAAATCAGCAAGAAACAATGACCAGTCCGGCTTTACGCGAATACATAATCAAGCAAAAGCAGCGTGGATTTGCAAACATAAAAGTGTTTGAGATTGAGTATGAGAGGCGTATTGCTATGTCATTTGCCTCGTTCATTTTAACGACTATAGGGTTAGCTCTTTCTTCCCGTAAAATCAAAGGAGGAATGGGATTGCATTTAGGACTTGGTATCGGTTTAAGTTTTACTTATATCATGTTTCAAACAGTATCTTCTACATTTGCAATTAATGGAAATGTTCCGCCGATGATAGCAGTATGGATTCCTAACATGGTATTTACTATTATAGCGATAGCTCTTTATCATAATGCTCCCAAATAA
- a CDS encoding YegS/Rv2252/BmrU family lipid kinase — translation MDEKKKILFIVNPISGTQNKKIILNQLNERIDQNKYEIEIRYTERAGHAEEIAAKAAADGVYCVTAIGGDGTINEIARSLIHTNTVLGIIPCGSGNGLARHLRIPMDSRKAINIINKGNISAIDYGKINNKPFFCTCGVGFDAFVSLKFSAAGRRGILTYLEKTLLECLNYKPETYEVESEDSKTKHKAFLIACGNASQYGNNAYIAPKASLQDGLMNVTVLEPFTVIDIPSLAFQLFNKTLDQNSRIRTFKSKKIHIHRTHPGLVHYDGDPVMMNEEIDVEIIAKGLLVITPEKADREQNVLKKASDYFIGLKPKGENLVEDITQRNKQIIDRNIEFFKRLTKK, via the coding sequence ATGGATGAGAAGAAAAAAATACTATTTATCGTTAATCCGATCTCAGGCACTCAGAATAAAAAAATAATTTTGAATCAGTTAAATGAAAGAATAGATCAAAATAAATATGAGATTGAAATAAGATATACAGAAAGAGCTGGCCATGCTGAAGAGATTGCTGCAAAGGCTGCTGCAGATGGTGTTTATTGCGTTACTGCTATTGGTGGCGATGGAACTATTAATGAAATTGCTCGTTCTCTAATTCATACCAACACTGTTTTAGGAATTATTCCTTGTGGATCAGGGAATGGATTGGCTCGCCATCTTCGAATACCTATGGATAGTCGTAAGGCTATTAATATAATCAACAAAGGGAATATATCAGCAATTGATTATGGTAAAATAAACAACAAACCATTTTTTTGTACTTGTGGCGTTGGTTTCGATGCTTTTGTAAGTCTTAAGTTTTCTGCTGCCGGAAGACGGGGCATTCTTACGTATTTGGAAAAGACACTGTTGGAATGTTTGAATTACAAACCGGAAACTTATGAAGTTGAAAGTGAGGATTCAAAAACTAAACATAAAGCTTTCTTGATTGCATGTGGTAATGCTTCTCAATATGGTAACAATGCATATATTGCTCCTAAAGCTTCACTTCAGGATGGATTAATGAATGTTACTGTTTTAGAACCATTTACAGTAATAGATATTCCATCGCTTGCTTTTCAGTTATTCAATAAGACATTAGACCAGAATAGCAGAATCAGGACCTTTAAAAGCAAAAAAATACATATTCATAGAACTCATCCTGGGCTAGTTCATTATGATGGTGACCCTGTTATGATGAATGAAGAAATCGATGTAGAAATTATCGCTAAAGGCTTATTAGTAATAACTCCAGAAAAAGCCGATAGAGAGCAGAATGTATTAAAAAAAGCCTCTGACTATTTCATAGGGTTGAAACCTAAAGGAGAAAATTTAGTGGAAGATATAACCCAAAGAAATAAACAAATTATAGATAGAAATATTGAATTCTTTAAAAGACTAACAAAGAAATAG
- a CDS encoding methyltransferase → MPNPYFRFKQFTVWHDKCAMKVGTDGVLLGAWTDVSNANSVLDIGTGTGLVALMIAQRCNAEISAIEIDNNAAIQATGNKDMSPWGERISIIQADFKTFESNTKFDVIVSNPPYFSNSLLPPDKKRSTARHTNELSYYELIEGAAKLLSPKGKFSLIIPADVIDKIVEIAAIFDLYPIKQTNVLPKQDSLPKRVLISFSNKKDAFFARTNDLIIELARHQYTHEYIELTKEYYLNM, encoded by the coding sequence ATGCCTAATCCATATTTTAGATTTAAACAATTCACAGTATGGCACGATAAATGTGCCATGAAAGTTGGAACAGACGGAGTTCTTTTAGGAGCCTGGACAGATGTGTCTAATGCAAATTCTGTTTTAGATATTGGTACAGGAACCGGATTAGTGGCCTTAATGATTGCGCAACGTTGTAATGCAGAAATTTCTGCTATAGAAATTGATAATAATGCTGCAATTCAGGCTACTGGCAATAAAGATATGTCACCATGGGGTGAGCGGATTTCTATTATACAAGCAGATTTTAAAACCTTTGAAAGCAATACTAAATTTGATGTTATTGTTTCCAATCCTCCTTACTTCTCAAATTCCTTGTTACCTCCAGACAAAAAGCGAAGCACAGCCCGGCATACGAATGAGCTTTCATATTATGAACTTATTGAAGGTGCTGCAAAGCTGTTATCTCCCAAAGGAAAGTTTTCATTAATTATTCCGGCGGATGTTATCGACAAAATTGTAGAAATTGCAGCTATTTTTGATTTATACCCCATTAAACAGACAAATGTATTGCCCAAACAAGATAGCTTGCCTAAAAGAGTATTAATATCCTTTTCTAACAAAAAAGATGCATTTTTTGCTAGAACAAATGATTTAATAATTGAATTAGCAAGGCATCAATATACTCACGAGTATATTGAACTAACAAAAGAATATTATCTAAATATGTAG
- the aspS gene encoding aspartate--tRNA ligase — protein MYRTHTCGELQISDVNKVVTLSGWVQRSRKMGGMTFIDLRDRYGITQLVFNDAVNAELCDAANKLGREFVIQVKGEVNERSNKNANLSTGDIEIIVSELNVLNTAATPPFTIEDNSDGGDDIRMKYRYLDLRRNAVRSNLELRHKMTIEVRSYLDKLGFLEVETPILIGSTPEGARDFVVPSRMNPGQFYALPQSPQLFKQLLMVSGFDRYFQIAKCFRDEDLRADRQPEFTQIDCEMSFVEQEDVISTFEGMARHLFKTIRGIEITEAFPRMTWHNAMKLYGSDKPDIRFGMEFVELMDILKGKGFPVFDSAAYIGGICAEGAASYTRKQLDGLTEFVKRPQIGAKGMVYARVEADGNVKSSVDKFYTQETLQELKAAFGAKPGDLILILSGDDANKTRKQLCELRLEMGSQLGLRDKNTFACLWVIDFPLFEWDEESGRYMAMHHPFTSPKLEDVPLLDTNPGEVRANAYDMVINGVEVGGGSIRIHDSALQKKMFELLGFTEERAQEQFGFLMNAFKFGAPPHGGLAYGLDRWVSLFAGLDSIRDCIAFPKNNSGRDVMTDAPGYLEQAQLDELNLVIEIKE, from the coding sequence ATGTATAGAACGCATACTTGTGGGGAACTTCAGATCTCCGACGTAAATAAAGTAGTAACACTTTCAGGATGGGTGCAACGCTCCAGAAAAATGGGGGGGATGACATTTATTGACCTCCGTGACCGCTATGGTATTACCCAGCTTGTTTTTAACGATGCTGTTAACGCTGAGTTATGTGATGCAGCAAACAAACTTGGACGTGAATTTGTAATACAAGTTAAAGGTGAAGTTAACGAACGTTCAAATAAGAATGCAAACCTTTCTACAGGAGATATTGAGATTATTGTTTCAGAACTTAATGTTCTTAACACCGCAGCAACACCTCCTTTCACTATAGAAGATAATTCAGATGGTGGTGATGATATTCGTATGAAGTATCGTTATCTTGATCTTCGCCGCAACGCTGTTAGATCAAATCTTGAACTTCGTCATAAAATGACTATCGAGGTACGTAGTTATCTTGATAAACTTGGATTCTTAGAAGTAGAAACTCCAATTCTTATCGGTTCTACACCTGAAGGTGCACGCGACTTCGTGGTTCCTTCACGCATGAATCCGGGACAATTTTATGCATTACCTCAGTCACCACAACTTTTCAAACAGCTGTTGATGGTATCAGGTTTTGATCGTTATTTCCAGATTGCTAAATGTTTCCGTGATGAAGACCTTCGTGCCGACCGCCAACCTGAGTTTACTCAGATAGACTGCGAGATGAGTTTTGTTGAGCAAGAAGATGTAATCAGCACCTTTGAAGGAATGGCAAGACATTTATTCAAAACAATTCGCGGTATTGAAATTACTGAAGCATTTCCACGTATGACATGGCATAATGCTATGAAGCTTTACGGAAGTGATAAACCAGACATACGCTTTGGAATGGAATTCGTTGAATTGATGGACATTCTTAAAGGCAAAGGTTTCCCTGTATTCGATAGTGCAGCTTACATTGGTGGTATTTGCGCAGAAGGTGCTGCTTCTTATACCCGCAAACAATTAGACGGCCTGACAGAATTTGTTAAGCGTCCTCAAATTGGAGCGAAAGGCATGGTTTATGCTCGCGTAGAAGCTGACGGAAACGTAAAATCAAGCGTTGATAAATTCTATACTCAGGAAACTCTTCAGGAACTTAAAGCTGCCTTTGGAGCTAAACCTGGCGATTTGATCCTTATTCTTTCTGGAGATGATGCAAATAAGACTCGTAAACAACTTTGCGAACTCCGTTTGGAGATGGGTAGCCAATTAGGACTAAGAGATAAAAACACTTTTGCTTGTCTTTGGGTTATCGATTTCCCTCTGTTTGAATGGGATGAAGAAAGTGGTCGTTACATGGCAATGCACCACCCATTTACCTCTCCAAAACTAGAAGATGTTCCATTACTTGATACTAATCCTGGTGAAGTTCGCGCTAATGCTTATGACATGGTTATTAATGGTGTTGAAGTAGGAGGTGGGTCTATTCGTATTCACGATAGTGCTTTACAGAAAAAAATGTTTGAACTTCTTGGTTTTACAGAAGAAAGAGCTCAGGAACAATTTGGTTTCTTAATGAATGCCTTCAAGTTTGGTGCTCCTCCTCACGGTGGATTGGCCTATGGTCTTGATCGTTGGGTATCTCTGTTTGCCGGACTTGATTCTATCCGCGACTGTATTGCTTTCCCGAAAAATAATTCTGGCCGTGATGTTATGACTGATGCACCAGGATATTTAGAGCAGGCTCAATTAGATGAATTGAATTTGGTTATAGAAATAAAAGAGTAA
- a CDS encoding aminotransferase class I/II-fold pyridoxal phosphate-dependent enzyme, producing MGLLQDKLEKYDIPQQVKAKGVYPYFRCIESEQNTEVIMSGKKVLMFGSNSYLGLTNHPKVIEAAVEASRKYGTGCAGSRFLNGTLDIHLELEKELAEFVGKEDAIIYSTGFQVNLGVVSCVTGREDYIICDERDHASIVDGRRLSFSQTLKFKHNDMASLEKELQKCKPDKIKLIVVDGVFSMEGDVANLPEIVRLAKQYDANIMVDEAHGLGVLGNHGRGTCDHFGLTKDVDLIMGTFSKSLAAIGGFIAADESIINYLRHNSRSYMFSASNTPAATAAARAALQIMKSEPERIDHLWDITNYSLKCFRDLGFEIGNTSTPIIPLYVRDIEKTFMVTKMLFDEGVFVNPVIPPACAPEDTLIRFSLMATHSKEQIDIAVNKLEKCFKALDIIK from the coding sequence ATGGGATTATTACAAGATAAATTAGAGAAATATGATATACCACAGCAAGTTAAAGCTAAAGGTGTATATCCTTATTTCCGTTGCATTGAAAGTGAACAGAACACTGAAGTGATAATGAGTGGCAAGAAAGTGCTAATGTTTGGTTCTAACTCATATTTAGGACTTACTAACCACCCAAAAGTAATTGAAGCAGCAGTAGAAGCTTCTCGTAAATATGGTACAGGATGTGCTGGCTCACGTTTCCTAAACGGAACACTCGACATTCACCTGGAACTAGAAAAAGAACTAGCCGAATTCGTAGGAAAAGAAGATGCAATTATCTATTCTACCGGATTCCAAGTAAACTTAGGGGTAGTATCATGTGTTACAGGTCGTGAAGACTATATTATCTGTGATGAACGAGATCACGCTTCAATTGTTGATGGAAGACGTTTATCTTTCTCTCAGACATTAAAGTTCAAACACAATGATATGGCTTCTTTGGAGAAAGAACTTCAAAAATGTAAACCAGATAAAATTAAGCTGATTGTTGTTGATGGTGTTTTCAGTATGGAAGGCGATGTTGCAAACTTACCTGAGATTGTACGTTTAGCAAAGCAATATGATGCAAACATAATGGTTGATGAAGCGCATGGCCTTGGAGTACTTGGAAATCATGGACGTGGTACTTGTGATCACTTTGGTCTGACAAAAGACGTTGATTTGATAATGGGTACTTTCAGCAAGTCTCTTGCTGCAATTGGTGGTTTTATTGCTGCTGATGAATCTATAATCAATTATCTGAGACACAATTCACGTTCTTATATGTTTAGTGCAAGTAATACACCTGCTGCCACTGCAGCTGCACGTGCTGCATTGCAGATTATGAAATCAGAGCCAGAACGTATTGATCATTTATGGGATATCACAAATTATTCTCTTAAATGTTTCCGTGATTTAGGATTCGAAATAGGAAATACTTCAACTCCAATTATACCTTTATATGTACGCGATATTGAGAAAACATTTATGGTTACCAAAATGTTGTTTGATGAAGGTGTATTTGTTAATCCTGTAATTCCACCTGCATGTGCACCAGAAGATACTTTAATTCGTTTCTCCCTAATGGCAACCCATTCAAAAGAACAGATTGACATCGCTGTTAACAAATTAGAGAAATGCTTTAAAGCATTAGATATTATTAAATAA
- the tgt gene encoding tRNA guanosine(34) transglycosylase Tgt has translation MTFDLQYTDSKSNARAGLITTDHGQIETPIFMPVGTIGSVKAVHQTELVQDIKAQIILGNTYHLYLRPGLDVLEKAGGLHKFNSFDRPMLTDSGGFQVFSLSGIRKLREEGAEFRSHIDGSKHIFTPEKVMDIERIIGADIMMAFDECPPGDSDYAYAKKSLGLTHRWLDRCINRFNETEPKYGYNQSLFPIVQGCVYPDLRKQSAEFIASKECDGNAIGGLAVGEPVEKMYEMIELVNEILPKEKPRYLMGVGTPVNILEGIERGVDMFDCVMPTRNGRNGMLFTKDGIMNMRNKKWETDFSPIEADGASYVDTLYSRAYLRHLFHAQELLAMQIASIHNLAFYLWLVGEARKHIIAGDFSTWKPMMVNRISTRL, from the coding sequence ATGACATTTGACCTACAATACACGGATTCAAAATCAAATGCTCGTGCCGGATTAATAACTACTGATCACGGGCAGATTGAGACTCCGATTTTTATGCCTGTTGGAACAATAGGTTCAGTAAAAGCAGTGCATCAAACAGAATTAGTCCAGGATATTAAAGCGCAAATAATACTTGGTAATACTTATCACCTGTATTTGCGTCCGGGACTGGATGTTCTGGAGAAGGCAGGCGGGTTGCACAAATTTAATAGTTTTGATCGCCCCATGCTGACAGATAGTGGTGGATTTCAGGTTTTCTCGTTATCTGGCATTAGAAAGTTAAGAGAAGAAGGCGCTGAGTTTCGTTCACATATTGATGGAAGCAAGCATATATTTACCCCCGAAAAGGTTATGGATATTGAACGTATAATTGGGGCAGATATAATGATGGCTTTTGATGAATGTCCTCCTGGTGATTCTGATTATGCCTATGCTAAAAAATCTCTTGGCTTAACACATAGATGGTTAGATCGTTGTATTAACCGATTCAATGAAACGGAACCTAAATACGGATACAATCAATCACTATTTCCTATTGTTCAGGGATGTGTTTATCCTGATCTGCGTAAACAGTCTGCTGAGTTTATTGCTTCAAAAGAATGCGATGGAAATGCTATTGGTGGTCTGGCAGTTGGGGAACCGGTAGAGAAAATGTACGAGATGATTGAATTGGTAAATGAAATTTTGCCAAAAGAAAAGCCTCGATATCTCATGGGTGTAGGAACTCCTGTTAATATTCTGGAAGGAATAGAAAGAGGTGTTGATATGTTCGACTGTGTTATGCCTACTCGTAATGGCCGTAATGGTATGTTATTTACTAAAGACGGTATTATGAATATGCGTAATAAAAAATGGGAAACTGACTTCTCTCCTATTGAAGCTGATGGAGCTTCATACGTAGATACGCTTTATTCAAGAGCATATTTGCGTCACCTATTCCATGCACAAGAATTATTAGCTATGCAGATTGCATCGATTCATAACCTGGCATTTTATTTATGGTTGGTTGGTGAAGCTCGTAAACATATTATTGCGGGTGATTTTTCTACATGGAAGCCTATGATGGTTAATCGGATTTCGACAAGATTATAA